Part of the Rhizobiales bacterium NRL2 genome is shown below.
ACCAGCCGCTGGCCAGCAGAATGGTCGAGGTGCCGTCCTCGATCAGCGCCGGCCCGGCCAGCGTGCTGCCGGCGGCGGGACGCGGACCGCAGGCCGCCTGCTGTTCCATGCCGCGCTCGAACAGGGTGACGGTCGCCGGCTCCGCGCCGCCGGCATCGCCTTCCAGTTCCGGCGGCGCGCCCGGCGAGGCCGCGGCGCGGGCCCGGAAGGCGACGATCTCGATAGCCGCGCCGCCGGCCTTGTCGAACTCGAAGACACGGTGATGCGCTTCCGCGAACAGCCGGCCGATGGTTTCCGCATCGATCCCGCGGCCCTCGCCGGGCAGATCGACGGCGATCTCGAAGGCCTGGCCGACATAGCGCATGTCCAGACTGATCCGCGTCTCGATGGGGCCGCCAAGTCCCAGTTCCTTCAACTGCTTCGCCGCCGCGGCGGAAACTTCGTCAATGGTCGCGCGGATTTCGTCCATCGCCTCGGCGGAGAGGCGCGTCTGCCGGGTCACGCTCTCGAAATGGACGAAATCAGAGGCCAGCAGGCCATATGCGGAGAGCACGCCCGCCGCCGGCGGCACCACCACGGTGGCGATGCCGAGATCCTCGGCCACCCGGCAGGCCAGCATGGGGCCGGCCCCGCCGAAGGGCGCTAGGGCGAAGTCGCGCGGATCGTGGCCGCGCTCGGTCGAAATGCGCTGGATGGCCCGAACGATATTGGCCTCGGCCACGCGGATCGCGGCGTCCGCGGCCTCCGTCAGCGACAGGCCCAGGCGTTCCGCCACCGGCTCCAGCGCCGACGCCGCGGCGGCGCGGTCCAGCATCATGTCGCCGCCGAGGAACGTCTCGGCGCGGATGGTCCCCCGCACCAGGTGGCAATCGGTGATGGTGGGCGTCGTCCCGCCGCGGCCATAGCAGGCCGGCCCCGGCTCGGCGCCCGCGGATTCCGGGCCGACGCGCAACAGACCGCCGTCGTCGATCCAGACCACGGAGCCGCCGCCCGCCCCGACCGTGGCGATGTCGATCACCGGCGTCTTCACGGGCAGCCCGTCGATCTCCGTGGACGGCGCGAGGTCGGGCTGGCCGTCGCGGACCAGGCAGACATCGGTCGATGTGCCGCCCATATCGAAGGTGATGATGTTGCCGATACCGGAACGGCCGGCCTGGCGCGCCGCGCCGACCACGCCAGCCGCGGGTCCGGAGAACAGGGCCGTGATCGCGGACTTCGCCATGCCCGCCGCCGGCAGCCTGCCGCCGTTCGACTGCATGACCGAGAACCG
Proteins encoded:
- a CDS encoding hydantoinase — translated: MRVGVEVGGTFTDLVAIGEDGRLKVAKVPSTPSRPDEGALAAIEAAGLDLSQVDDLVHGSTVATNAILERKGARVMLVTTEGMRDILFLQRHNRRRIYDLAYAKPEPVVRRRDVVEAPERIGADGKVATPLDLEATMERIAERMAEDDGYGAVAICLLNAYVDPAHEQQLADAIRARFQQLKVTCSSDVCREFREYERASTTALAAYVQPVIDAYLGRFSEALAARGHRGRFSVMQSNGGRLPAAGMAKSAITALFSGPAAGVVGAARQAGRSGIGNIITFDMGGTSTDVCLVRDGQPDLAPSTEIDGLPVKTPVIDIATVGAGGGSVVWIDDGGLLRVGPESAGAEPGPACYGRGGTTPTITDCHLVRGTIRAETFLGGDMMLDRAAAASALEPVAERLGLSLTEAADAAIRVAEANIVRAIQRISTERGHDPRDFALAPFGGAGPMLACRVAEDLGIATVVVPPAAGVLSAYGLLASDFVHFESVTRQTRLSAEAMDEIRATIDEVSAAAAKQLKELGLGGPIETRISLDMRYVGQAFEIAVDLPGEGRGIDAETIGRLFAEAHHRVFEFDKAGGAAIEIVAFRARAAASPGAPPELEGDAGGAEPATVTLFERGMEQQAACGPRPAAGSTLAGPALIEDGTSTILLASGWSGAVDGAHNLILKRG